The genomic region CAATGGCACTGCCTCCTCTTAGCTTTCTGATTGGAAGAGCTTATTTGTGATGGTGAGGCTTACGGTACGCTCGGCTTCTAAATCCTGCACATATTCACTTAAAAGAGCTAGCCGAGCTTTTATGATCTCAACATTAACCATTATGGTCGGCCTCCAAAATCCTGGCAATCATCCTGGCATTGCGCCTTTGTAGGAGCGGCTTGAGGTCGAAATATTGGCGGCGGGAAGCTACTTCAAAATCCACCCGGCGCTGCGGCTGCTTGTCGACCAGCAAACGGCCATCCAATAAGATGTGATGCTGTAGCAGTAATGGCGCTGCCTGTATATCGATTACATCTACCTTTTTCCCGAGCGCTCTTTCTAGGGCAATGATTATCTCCAGGCGGCGGTCGAAACGAGCCAGCTTGTCACCCTCACTGGAAAAGAGCACGGCCACATCAATATCGCTCTCATCCCTTTGGGTACCCCGAGCCTGGGAACCAAAAAGGTAAGCGGCAACGATGT from Clostridia bacterium harbors:
- a CDS encoding nucleotidyltransferase domain-containing protein — its product is MANAIELIARYLEKQDDIVAAYLFGSQARGTQRDESDIDVAVLFSSEGDKLARFDRRLEIIIALERALGKKVDVIDIQAAPLLLQHHILLDGRLLVDKQPQRRVDFEVASRRQYFDLKPLLQRRNARMIARILEADHNG